In Neisseria perflava, the DNA window TGCAAAATGCCGGCCTGTTCAAACTGGGTCAGCACACGGTAAATCGTCGCCACGCCGATTTCCACACCCTCTTCCAACAGGATACGGTACACATCTTCCGCACTCAAATGCTCCTCGGCATGAGTCTCGAACAAGTCCAAAATTTTCAAACGTGGACCCGTAACTTTCAAACCGCTGTCTTTCAATTGCGCAATGTTGCTGAATTTTTCCATAATATTCAATATCCCTGTAAGGTAATAACCGTTATAATACGCACTTTCCGCCCGTTTGCCCACTATTGGGCCGTTAAAGGGCGGCAATCTGCCGCCGGTCTTGCAATTGAAAATCGGCGAAAAGAAAAATTAAGAAGATGATTATCGTTTGCTTTTTGAAAATATTCAAGCGATGATAAACATCTTTCCCGAAATGACACAGAAAGGTAAGCCCGTGAATAAAGCCTTATGCCTTGCCATCGCCGCTATTTTAGGTCTGGCCTCATGCAGTGCCGAGCGCGTATCCAACTTTCCATCCTACAAACTCAAAATCATTCAAGGTAACGAGCTCAATCCCCGCGCCGTTGTTTCCCTGCGCCAAGGTATGACCCGCGACCAAGTCCAACTGCTGCTCGGTACGCCGCTCCTGCGCGACGCCTTCCATGCCGACCGCTGGGATTACACTTTCAACACCAGCCGCAACGGCATCATCAAAGAACAAAGCAACCTGACCCTGTACTTTGAAAACGACGTCCTCGCACGCGCCGAAGGCGATGCCATTCAAAAATCCATCGAAGCGGTTCAAGCCGGACAAAACGTCGTTCCGACCACCGAAACCAAGCCGCAATAAGGAAGCCTCATGAGCGCATTGAAAATCGCCATTGCCGGCGTCAACGGTCGCATGGGCCGCGTCTTGGTTGAAGCAGTCAACAACCATCCCGATGCCGTCCTCTCCGGCGCACTCGAACATTCCGGTTCGGAAGTATTGGGTTTGGATGCAGGCTTCGCCTCCGGCCTCAAAACCGGCGTTACTATTTCAGACGACGTGGATGCCGTACTGGATCAAAGCGATGTCCTCATCGACTTTACCCGTCCCGAGCCAACCCTGAAACACCTGCAAAAATGCGTGGAAAAAGGCGTCAACATCATCATCGGCACGACCGGTTTTGACGACGCAGGCAAAGCCGCCATCCAAGCCGCAGGCGAAAAAACAGGCGTTGTCTTCGCAGCCAACTTCAGCGTCGGCGTCAACCTGACCTTCCACATCCTCGACACCGTCGCCCGCGTGTTAAACGAAGGCTACGACATCGAAATCATCGAAGGCCACCACCGCCACAAAGTCGATGCCCCAAGCGGCACCGCGTTGCGCATGGGTGAAGTCATTGCAAACGCCCTCGGCCGCGACCTCAAAGAATGCGCCGTTTACTGCCGCGAAGGCCACACTGGCCCGCGCGATCCGTCCACCATCGGTTTTGCCACCATCCGCGCAGGCGACATCGTCGGCGACCACACCGCCCTCTTCGCCACTGACGGCGAGCGCGTGGAAATCACCCACAAAGCCAGCAGCCGCATGACCTTTGCCGCCGGTGCCGTACGCGCCGCAGTTTGGGCAAACGGCAAAAAAGGCCTGTACGATATGCAAGACGTACTGGGTTTGAAAAACCAATAAACCTGCATCATCAGGTTTCATACCTTACAAGGCCGTCTGAAAGCACAACGTCGATTTTCAGACGGCCTTATTAACAAAGAAAGCCCCACCATGTCCTATCAACAAATCACCATCAACGTCAACGATGCCGTCGCCGAACGCCTTGCCGACGCGCTGATGGAACACGGCGCATTGTCCG includes these proteins:
- the fur gene encoding ferric iron uptake transcriptional regulator; translation: MGKRAESAYYNGYYLTGILNIMEKFSNIAQLKDSGLKVTGPRLKILDLFETHAEEHLSAEDVYRILLEEGVEIGVATIYRVLTQFEQAGILQRHHFETGKAVYELDKGDHHDHIVCVKCGEVTEFHNPEIEALQDKIAEENGYRIVDHALYMYGVCGECQTKTKR
- a CDS encoding outer membrane protein assembly factor BamE, whose protein sequence is MNKALCLAIAAILGLASCSAERVSNFPSYKLKIIQGNELNPRAVVSLRQGMTRDQVQLLLGTPLLRDAFHADRWDYTFNTSRNGIIKEQSNLTLYFENDVLARAEGDAIQKSIEAVQAGQNVVPTTETKPQ
- the dapB gene encoding 4-hydroxy-tetrahydrodipicolinate reductase — encoded protein: MSALKIAIAGVNGRMGRVLVEAVNNHPDAVLSGALEHSGSEVLGLDAGFASGLKTGVTISDDVDAVLDQSDVLIDFTRPEPTLKHLQKCVEKGVNIIIGTTGFDDAGKAAIQAAGEKTGVVFAANFSVGVNLTFHILDTVARVLNEGYDIEIIEGHHRHKVDAPSGTALRMGEVIANALGRDLKECAVYCREGHTGPRDPSTIGFATIRAGDIVGDHTALFATDGERVEITHKASSRMTFAAGAVRAAVWANGKKGLYDMQDVLGLKNQ